One genomic segment of Myxococcus xanthus includes these proteins:
- a CDS encoding MBL fold metallo-hydrolase, with protein MQVLGSKAQGARLERMKASPRFKDGMFHNTSLVTQGLKKGTAVSTMKEFICGGQRRVPTGVLPIVNPLEQWLLPVQGGLRATWLGHSTVLLEVDGKRVLTDPVWGERISPLPFTGPKRFHPAPVTIGQLPPLHAVVISHDHYDHLDYPTILQLIPLGVPFVTSLGVGAHLEAWGVPPERITELDWWESAEVGGLTFTAAPSQHFSGRSVADRNRTAWSSIVVRGPHHAVFFSGDTGLTQEYVEIRQRLGPFDLIMLEVGAWDPAWGDIHLGPENALQAHDLLGGGAFLPVHWGTFNLAIHSWDEPAETLVKLAPTNAPLIMPRLGQPIEPLQVQSIDPWWREVDQTETEPAPAEAVTEPSD; from the coding sequence ATGCAGGTACTCGGAAGCAAGGCGCAGGGAGCCCGGCTCGAACGCATGAAGGCGTCACCGCGCTTCAAGGACGGGATGTTCCACAACACATCCCTGGTGACTCAGGGGCTGAAGAAGGGCACCGCTGTCTCGACGATGAAGGAGTTCATCTGTGGCGGTCAGCGGCGGGTGCCGACTGGCGTGCTGCCCATCGTCAATCCGCTCGAGCAGTGGCTGCTCCCGGTGCAGGGCGGGCTCCGCGCGACGTGGCTCGGTCATTCCACCGTCCTGCTTGAGGTCGATGGGAAGCGCGTGTTGACTGACCCCGTGTGGGGAGAGCGCATCTCCCCACTTCCCTTCACGGGGCCGAAGCGGTTTCACCCCGCGCCGGTGACAATCGGTCAGCTTCCTCCGCTCCACGCGGTCGTCATCTCGCACGACCACTACGATCACCTCGACTACCCGACCATCCTTCAACTCATCCCGCTCGGGGTTCCGTTCGTCACCTCACTCGGGGTGGGTGCGCATCTGGAGGCGTGGGGCGTGCCTCCCGAGCGCATCACCGAGCTCGACTGGTGGGAGTCTGCGGAGGTCGGTGGCCTTACCTTCACCGCCGCACCATCACAGCACTTCTCGGGTCGCAGCGTGGCCGATAGGAACCGGACGGCGTGGTCGTCGATTGTGGTGCGCGGTCCGCATCACGCCGTCTTCTTCAGCGGCGACACGGGCCTGACCCAGGAGTACGTCGAGATCCGGCAGAGGCTGGGACCGTTCGACCTCATCATGCTCGAGGTCGGCGCGTGGGACCCGGCGTGGGGAGATATTCACCTCGGACCGGAGAATGCGTTGCAAGCGCACGACCTGTTGGGCGGTGGCGCCTTCTTGCCGGTCCATTGGGGCACGTTCAATCTCGCAATCCATTCCTGGGACGAACCTGCGGAGACGCTCGTGAAGCTCGCCCCAACGAATGCGCCGCTGATCATGCCTCGGCTCGGGCAGCCGATCGAGCCGCTCCAGGTGCAGTCGATCGACCCATGGTGGCGCGAGGTCGATCAAACCGAGACGGAACCGGCGCCGGCGGAGGCGGTGACGGAACCCTCCGACTGA
- a CDS encoding GNAT family N-acetyltransferase: MILRNVTDEDLPIFFEHQRDPEAQRMAAFASRERDAFMTHWRTNVLRPENVTRTIVMGGVVVGHIGSWEQDAMRLVGYWMGREHWGKGIATRALSEFLVLEPTRPLHAWVALNNLASIRVLEKCGFHTLRNENPHHPDGVAEVLMRLGST; this comes from the coding sequence ATGATCCTCCGCAACGTCACGGATGAAGACCTTCCCATCTTCTTCGAACACCAGCGCGACCCAGAAGCGCAGCGCATGGCCGCATTTGCATCGCGGGAACGCGATGCGTTCATGACCCACTGGCGCACAAACGTTCTCCGCCCTGAGAACGTCACCCGCACCATCGTGATGGGCGGTGTGGTCGTTGGGCACATCGGCAGTTGGGAACAGGATGCCATGCGCCTCGTCGGCTACTGGATGGGTCGCGAGCATTGGGGCAAGGGCATCGCCACTCGGGCCCTCTCCGAGTTTCTCGTGCTCGAGCCCACCCGGCCACTTCATGCGTGGGTCGCTCTCAACAACCTCGCGTCGATCCGCGTCCTCGAGAAGTGTGGCTTCCACACCCTGCGCAACGAGAACCCGCATCACCCGGATGGCGTTGCCGAAGTCCTGATGAGGCTGGGTTCGACGTAG